A single window of Rubripirellula lacrimiformis DNA harbors:
- a CDS encoding DUF533 domain-containing protein: MDAVKVLGSLLSQRASRTGGNGAVLGQILSGIADANDHHDRHPHHDRPDHHDGDQRFADQHHQPLEHMVRDSIGRHHHGGGQLPSQAQRWVRHSDNAGYGRGGYRPEPGQRVVRGAPRPRHDIHQDHHSGLGYDRRAEILIEAMVMASQADGKIDAAEQERILQQLQPLDQDELQFLRREFGRRHDVHAFIHALPNGMEYEVYQVSLMAMHLDTNLEAQYLREFAKCLRIDPQVCNRIHRRVGAPTLF, translated from the coding sequence ATGGATGCAGTGAAAGTTTTGGGCAGTCTCCTTAGCCAACGAGCATCCCGAACGGGCGGCAATGGCGCTGTGCTCGGACAGATCCTAAGCGGGATTGCAGACGCAAATGATCATCACGATCGCCACCCGCATCACGATCGCCCTGATCATCATGATGGTGATCAACGTTTTGCCGATCAACATCACCAGCCGCTGGAACACATGGTGCGTGATTCGATCGGTCGTCATCATCATGGTGGCGGACAGTTGCCCAGCCAGGCACAGCGATGGGTACGTCATTCCGATAACGCTGGCTATGGCCGCGGCGGGTACAGGCCCGAACCAGGTCAACGCGTCGTTCGCGGCGCCCCACGTCCACGTCACGACATCCACCAAGATCATCACAGCGGACTTGGTTACGATCGGCGCGCCGAGATTCTGATCGAGGCGATGGTGATGGCGTCGCAGGCGGACGGGAAAATTGACGCGGCCGAGCAGGAACGCATTCTGCAGCAGTTGCAACCATTGGACCAGGACGAATTGCAGTTCCTTCGTCGTGAATTTGGCAGACGCCACGACGTGCACGCGTTCATTCACGCACTGCCAAACGGAATGGAATACGAGGTCTATCAAGTATCGCTGATGGCAATGCATCTGGACACGAATCTAGAAGCACAATACCTGCGTGAATTTGCGAAGTGCTTGCGAATCGATCCGCAGGTCTGCAATCGCATCCACCGTCGCGTTGGCGCGCCGACGTTGTTTTAG
- a CDS encoding DUF1592 domain-containing protein, producing the protein MRHANPGFPTVIALAVAFAISPWIPATADAPTSDSDRAVAPSNSPAERLAIDANDFEPMATQTHRFVEQYCLDCHTSGAPAAGLNLEDFDFSSRSLTGPDFDSRVWESILRRVTSRQMPPIDASRPSDSEYQSMVEQLDRMLQRRIAAFPRPGRTDALRRLTRTEYGNAIRDLLGIPIDAASMLPPDESSHGFDNITVGELSPMLLSRYVSAAQSIARAAVGRSETGPIGLTVRVPADRTQSSHVDGLPLGTRGGTVFEHHFSADGEYEIELKLTRDRDEKVEGLSEPHQIDILLDDDRVHQFTVKPPPGRKDFTHVDSHLRTRIKVSAGNHRLGVTFPSKGASLAQTKRQPFDASYNRHRHPRNEPAIFQVSLIGPLEPTPESSADRRGNDSNAATAHTDRPAWQTTRPSPGDDAGQHAAIAKPIIQDIARIAFRRPVNDDDTRSAIWFFTEGDRENGFDAGIEAALTSILVNPNFLFRIESEPEGIADAASYRISDIELASRLSFFLWSSLPDDRLLELAHTDRLHEPAILAAEVQRMLADDRSESLTTNFAAQWLYLRNLDSITPDLRLFPDFDDNLRQAFRGETESLFRDMVQNNRSVLDLIGANYTYLNQRLAKHYGISGVFGSHFRRVDLPASSVRGGILRHGSILTVTSYATRTSPTIRGHWVLKNILGTPPPPPPPGIPNLKEKSTLLATSVRQRLAMHRADPACASCHDLMDPVGFALENFDAVGRWRLYDGELPIDSAGTMPDGQNIDGIESLQRGILQRPELFVTTMAEKLMTFGLGRGIEPDDGPAIRDIVQSAAKSDFRFAALVTSIVTSQPFTHRSTQSTDGNAVSP; encoded by the coding sequence ATGCGTCACGCGAACCCGGGATTTCCGACGGTCATTGCCCTGGCTGTTGCTTTTGCGATTTCGCCGTGGATTCCCGCCACCGCGGACGCCCCAACATCCGATTCTGATCGCGCAGTGGCCCCATCGAATTCACCAGCCGAAAGACTGGCGATCGATGCAAACGATTTCGAACCGATGGCTACCCAGACGCATCGCTTCGTTGAACAGTACTGTTTGGACTGTCACACCTCGGGCGCGCCGGCAGCCGGACTGAATTTGGAAGACTTTGACTTCTCGTCTCGGTCGCTGACGGGCCCAGATTTCGATAGTCGAGTTTGGGAATCGATTTTGCGACGCGTTACAAGTCGTCAGATGCCGCCGATCGACGCTTCCCGGCCTAGTGATTCCGAATACCAATCGATGGTCGAACAGTTGGACCGGATGCTGCAGCGCCGGATCGCGGCGTTCCCCAGGCCCGGTCGCACCGATGCACTGCGCCGACTGACGCGGACGGAGTACGGCAATGCGATCCGCGACCTATTGGGAATTCCCATCGACGCCGCATCGATGTTGCCGCCGGATGAATCCAGCCATGGATTCGACAACATCACCGTCGGCGAACTCTCCCCGATGTTGCTCAGCCGATACGTATCGGCGGCACAGTCGATCGCGCGTGCTGCAGTCGGACGCAGCGAAACCGGACCGATTGGGTTGACCGTTCGTGTTCCCGCCGATCGGACTCAGTCGTCGCACGTCGATGGACTTCCATTGGGGACGCGGGGTGGAACGGTGTTCGAACATCACTTTTCGGCCGATGGCGAGTACGAGATCGAACTGAAATTGACGCGCGACCGCGACGAGAAGGTCGAAGGGCTATCCGAACCGCATCAGATCGACATTTTGCTGGACGACGATCGAGTTCATCAGTTCACCGTCAAACCACCGCCCGGACGAAAAGACTTTACCCATGTCGACTCTCACCTGCGAACGCGAATCAAAGTATCCGCCGGGAACCATCGGCTAGGCGTCACGTTCCCCAGCAAAGGTGCATCGCTGGCCCAAACCAAGCGACAACCTTTCGACGCCAGCTACAACCGGCACCGGCATCCACGAAACGAACCTGCAATCTTCCAGGTGTCTTTGATTGGTCCGTTGGAACCTACACCAGAATCATCTGCCGATCGGCGGGGCAACGATTCAAACGCCGCCACCGCTCATACCGATCGCCCCGCCTGGCAAACCACTCGACCGTCGCCCGGTGACGATGCAGGCCAACATGCGGCGATCGCGAAGCCGATCATCCAAGACATCGCGCGGATCGCATTTCGACGTCCAGTGAACGACGACGACACTCGATCCGCGATATGGTTCTTTACCGAAGGCGATCGGGAGAACGGTTTTGACGCAGGGATCGAAGCGGCGTTGACTTCGATCTTGGTCAACCCAAACTTCCTGTTCCGCATCGAATCCGAACCCGAAGGGATCGCCGACGCGGCGTCATATCGAATCAGCGACATCGAACTGGCGTCTCGCCTTTCGTTCTTTCTATGGAGCAGTCTTCCGGACGACCGATTGCTGGAACTGGCGCACACCGACCGCCTGCACGAACCGGCGATCCTGGCCGCCGAAGTCCAGCGGATGTTGGCTGACGATCGCAGTGAATCGTTGACGACAAACTTTGCCGCCCAGTGGTTGTATCTTCGAAATCTGGATTCGATCACGCCTGACCTGCGACTATTCCCCGACTTTGACGACAATTTGCGGCAAGCATTTCGTGGCGAAACGGAGTCGCTGTTTCGTGACATGGTTCAGAACAACCGCAGCGTGCTGGATTTGATCGGTGCGAACTACACGTATCTGAATCAGCGGCTGGCAAAGCATTACGGGATCAGTGGCGTGTTCGGCAGCCACTTTCGTCGTGTCGATTTGCCCGCGTCCAGCGTTCGCGGCGGTATCCTCCGCCACGGCAGCATCCTGACCGTCACCTCCTACGCCACACGTACTTCACCGACCATTCGCGGTCATTGGGTTCTGAAAAACATCCTTGGTACACCGCCGCCACCGCCACCGCCCGGGATTCCCAATCTAAAAGAAAAGTCGACGCTATTGGCGACCAGCGTGCGGCAGCGACTGGCGATGCATCGCGCCGATCCGGCGTGTGCCAGTTGCCACGACTTGATGGATCCCGTCGGTTTCGCACTCGAAAACTTCGATGCGGTGGGCAGATGGCGACTTTATGACGGCGAGCTGCCCATCGATTCGGCGGGCACGATGCCAGATGGCCAAAATATCGATGGAATTGAATCCCTACAGCGGGGTATACTGCAGCGTCCAGAACTATTCGTCACCACGATGGCAGAGAAGTTGATGACCTTCGGCCTAGGCCGTGGGATCGAACCCGACGATGGCCCCGCGATTCGCGACATCGTGCAATCTGCTGCCAAGTCAGACTTCCGATTCGCCGCATTGGTGACATCGATCGTGACCAGCCAGCCGTTCACTCATCGATCGACCCAATCAACCGACGGCAACGCAGTATCGCCGTGA
- a CDS encoding lysophospholipid acyltransferase family protein, producing MPDPSSRDADEKSNANACAVPKIQKWFQDGFHRFLKPFLRRHFHAVGIDRHTLDQSGLRDDEPLLVYGNHPSWWDPLVAHFLNRNLFPTRQFYAPIDASALQQYQVFAKLGFYGVEMNSVSGTSDFLKQSRAILESPGTAIWMTPEGRFADVRDHHAPLMPGLAHLCSRRNSGWVFPLALEYVFWDDRLPVCLARLGVPINIADFPNLEKSQWNTMLSDRLRTAQTDLAADAIARCSDPFDNLLIGRAGAGASYDWFRWVRSKMTGKEFRPQHGDQFQ from the coding sequence ATGCCCGATCCAAGTTCTCGCGACGCTGACGAAAAGTCGAACGCGAATGCCTGCGCCGTCCCGAAAATTCAAAAGTGGTTCCAGGATGGATTCCACCGATTCCTAAAGCCATTCCTTCGGCGTCATTTTCATGCCGTCGGAATCGACCGCCACACGCTAGACCAGTCCGGGCTTCGCGACGATGAACCGTTGCTGGTCTACGGAAACCATCCGTCATGGTGGGATCCGTTGGTCGCGCATTTTTTGAATCGCAATCTGTTTCCGACACGTCAATTCTATGCCCCCATCGATGCGTCGGCACTGCAACAGTATCAAGTCTTTGCAAAGCTTGGGTTCTACGGCGTTGAAATGAACTCGGTATCAGGAACGTCCGACTTTCTGAAGCAAAGCCGTGCGATCTTGGAAAGTCCCGGTACCGCGATTTGGATGACCCCCGAGGGACGCTTCGCGGACGTTCGTGACCACCACGCACCACTGATGCCCGGGCTGGCCCATTTGTGTTCGCGTCGAAACTCTGGATGGGTGTTTCCGCTGGCGCTGGAGTACGTTTTCTGGGACGACCGATTACCGGTTTGCTTGGCTCGTTTGGGCGTCCCCATCAACATCGCCGACTTTCCAAACCTCGAAAAATCCCAGTGGAATACGATGCTGTCCGACCGACTTCGCACGGCGCAAACCGATCTGGCCGCCGATGCGATCGCACGCTGCAGTGACCCATTCGACAACCTGCTGATCGGACGTGCGGGCGCCGGGGCTAGTTACGATTGGTTCCGCTGGGTTCGATCCAAAATGACGGGCAAAGAATTTCGTCCTCAGCACGGGGATCAATTCCAATGA
- a CDS encoding glycosyltransferase family 2 protein yields the protein MILTLSIVGFILSLIPALMFIANLPLFCVMDRGGDRSASDHRDAADNAASELESGVANLSTSSPGEKPLPHSASDHALARSAPFHTEPPSVSVLVPARDEQASIARSIESILQSQNVNVEVIVLDDHSTDDTAAVVDAMARRDHRVRLVAGKPLPDGWNGKQHACFQLAQFASYQRLMFLDADVRLATDGLARLIEYQDRNKVALLSAFPHQETGTWLEKWIIPLMHYILLGFLPLPRMRQSTHPSYASGCGQCFLTMQSDYMAAGTHQSIRGSRHDGLKLPRAFRIAGLSTDVVDGTSIATCRMYTNAAEVVRGVLKNAIEGIANPRLIGVFSILLLGGSVLPWITLAFAIAQRNSWAIALSVMAVTAGHAPRAIAAKRFRQPLLGVVCHGPAVALFVALQWIALANHLMGRQIAWRGRTET from the coding sequence ATGATTCTGACTCTATCAATCGTTGGATTCATCCTTTCACTGATCCCGGCTTTGATGTTCATCGCGAACCTTCCGCTGTTTTGCGTCATGGATCGCGGTGGCGATCGATCTGCTAGCGATCATCGGGATGCCGCCGATAACGCTGCATCGGAACTAGAATCCGGCGTCGCGAATCTTTCGACGAGTTCCCCCGGCGAAAAACCGCTTCCCCACTCGGCGAGCGACCATGCACTCGCCCGATCAGCCCCCTTCCACACAGAGCCACCATCGGTTTCGGTGCTGGTTCCAGCCCGAGACGAACAGGCATCGATTGCCCGAAGTATTGAATCGATCCTTCAAAGCCAAAATGTGAACGTCGAAGTGATCGTGTTGGACGATCATTCGACGGACGACACCGCTGCGGTGGTGGACGCGATGGCCCGGCGTGATCATCGCGTCCGGTTGGTTGCGGGGAAACCGCTGCCCGATGGTTGGAACGGCAAACAACATGCGTGTTTCCAGCTAGCGCAGTTTGCGAGTTACCAGAGATTGATGTTCCTAGACGCCGACGTTCGGCTGGCCACCGATGGACTGGCCCGATTGATCGAATATCAGGACCGGAACAAAGTCGCATTGCTCAGCGCCTTTCCACATCAGGAAACCGGAACATGGCTTGAAAAGTGGATCATCCCGCTGATGCACTACATCCTGTTGGGGTTCCTGCCCTTGCCCCGAATGCGTCAGAGTACACATCCGTCGTATGCATCGGGTTGCGGTCAGTGTTTCCTGACGATGCAAAGCGACTATATGGCGGCAGGCACCCATCAATCCATCCGCGGGTCACGTCACGATGGCCTGAAACTGCCACGCGCCTTTCGGATTGCCGGACTCAGCACCGATGTTGTCGACGGCACATCCATCGCCACCTGTCGGATGTACACCAACGCGGCGGAAGTCGTCCGCGGTGTCCTGAAAAACGCGATCGAAGGGATCGCAAACCCAAGGTTGATCGGTGTGTTTTCGATCTTGCTGTTGGGCGGCAGCGTCCTGCCATGGATCACGCTGGCGTTCGCGATCGCACAGAGGAATAGTTGGGCAATCGCTCTTTCCGTCATGGCCGTCACGGCGGGGCACGCACCACGCGCGATTGCGGCAAAGCGGTTTCGACAACCGTTGTTGGGCGTGGTCTGTCACGGTCCCGCCGTCGCCCTGTTTGTCGCTCTGCAATGGATCGCACTGGCCAACCACTTGATGGGCCGCCAAATCGCGTGGCGCGGCAGAACGGAAACTTAA
- a CDS encoding ankyrin repeat domain-containing protein: MNRIFAIATVVLLLCLGHPGHAENVAWTELHRAVQQQSVADVARLIQQGADPSAANLYGVTPLLLACQLGSHPLVEQLLAAGADPNRSIAGGQTPLMTAARTGDPRCVELLIQAGADVDATERRGQTALMWAAAEGNTAAVDALLHRDADWKTKTNQDFTAMLFAAREGHLQTCQRLVDAGADVNQTMAPSNTSGRNPRKGMTALMLAVESGHFELALWLVQNGANPNDQSSGYTPLHAVTWVRKTDRGDNVEGDPAPRGSGSVNSLQFVERIVAAGADVNATLKRGPSGRAKLNRKGATPFLLAAKTADLPLIETLLRLGASPTINNVDDCNPLMAAAGIGVVAVGEEAGTESEVLAVIDRMVQLGLDVNHVDKNGETAMHGAAYRNYPLVVAKLSSLGAKSSVWNQKNQYGWTPVMIASGKRPGSFKPSPETIAALNLAMDSEDPSKLTSAH; the protein is encoded by the coding sequence ATGAATCGAATCTTTGCCATCGCCACAGTGGTGCTGTTGCTGTGTTTGGGCCATCCAGGTCACGCCGAAAACGTTGCCTGGACCGAACTGCATCGCGCGGTCCAGCAACAGTCCGTGGCCGACGTTGCCCGGCTGATCCAACAAGGTGCGGATCCATCGGCCGCCAATTTGTATGGTGTCACGCCACTGTTGCTCGCGTGCCAGTTGGGCAGTCATCCGTTGGTCGAACAACTGTTGGCCGCCGGTGCCGATCCCAATCGATCCATCGCTGGCGGGCAAACACCCCTGATGACTGCCGCCCGAACGGGAGATCCTCGCTGCGTCGAATTACTGATTCAGGCCGGGGCCGATGTGGACGCGACCGAGCGTCGAGGGCAGACGGCCCTGATGTGGGCGGCGGCCGAAGGAAACACCGCCGCGGTCGATGCATTGCTGCACCGTGATGCCGATTGGAAAACGAAGACCAATCAGGATTTCACCGCAATGTTGTTCGCCGCACGTGAAGGCCATCTGCAAACTTGCCAACGATTGGTCGATGCCGGCGCAGACGTGAATCAAACGATGGCACCGTCCAACACATCCGGTCGAAACCCACGCAAAGGGATGACCGCGTTGATGTTGGCCGTGGAGAGCGGACACTTCGAACTCGCACTGTGGTTGGTCCAAAACGGCGCCAATCCCAATGACCAAAGCAGCGGCTACACTCCCCTGCATGCAGTCACTTGGGTTCGCAAAACCGACCGCGGCGACAATGTCGAAGGGGATCCCGCCCCACGCGGTTCGGGCAGTGTGAACAGCCTGCAATTTGTCGAAAGAATCGTTGCTGCCGGTGCCGATGTCAACGCAACTCTAAAACGTGGCCCGAGTGGTCGAGCAAAGCTGAACCGCAAGGGTGCCACGCCATTCCTATTGGCAGCCAAGACGGCTGACCTGCCGCTGATTGAGACGCTACTGCGATTGGGCGCTTCACCAACGATCAACAACGTCGACGATTGCAACCCGTTGATGGCCGCAGCAGGCATCGGTGTGGTGGCCGTTGGCGAGGAAGCCGGAACGGAATCGGAGGTGCTGGCCGTCATCGACCGAATGGTCCAGCTAGGTCTGGACGTGAACCACGTCGACAAAAATGGCGAAACTGCCATGCATGGCGCCGCCTATCGCAACTACCCGTTGGTGGTCGCCAAACTATCATCGCTTGGTGCGAAATCGTCCGTTTGGAACCAAAAGAATCAATACGGTTGGACACCAGTGATGATCGCAAGCGGCAAACGGCCAGGTAGTTTCAAACCGTCGCCTGAAACGATCGCCGCTTTGAACCTTGCGATGGATAGCGAAGATCCGAGCAAGCTGACTTCTGCCCACTGA
- a CDS encoding Gfo/Idh/MocA family protein, giving the protein MHSSRRGFLKATAAATSALSVSGTVLGQENSEKKLRLGSIGVGGSRGRYNRGGSIARGAAKFANMVAVCDVDDLHTAEFNKDFGGKLNEYRDYREMLEKENLDVVTIGTPDHWHVPIAIAALESGADVYCEKPLTLTIDEGKKIRKVVEKTGRVFQVGTQQRSSKDLFLTAVAMVQSGRLGNNVNAYIAIGGAPGDGPFESTAAPDDLDWDMWVGPAPEAEYSEQRRRMFRWYFDYSGGKMTDWGAHHIDIAQWALAPGEDGPVKISGTGKFPDIVPTDFNWNAYLDGEASLPNGYNTATSFDIDLTFANGSVMNVNDHYRREGDNVDFPNGILFEGDKGRIFVNRGKLEGAPVSNLTDADRAELDEAIIKLCKGKNPGNHMKNFFECIEDRGQPISDVWSHHRTMTSCHMCNIVLMLGRDLQWDPKTEQFVDDEQANALLSRKSREVAKAVS; this is encoded by the coding sequence ATGCATTCTTCTCGACGAGGCTTTCTGAAAGCCACCGCTGCCGCCACGTCCGCCTTGTCCGTCAGCGGGACGGTTTTGGGCCAGGAAAATAGTGAAAAGAAGCTTCGGCTAGGCAGCATCGGCGTGGGTGGCAGCCGAGGTCGGTACAACCGCGGTGGCAGCATCGCCCGTGGAGCCGCCAAGTTTGCCAATATGGTCGCGGTCTGCGATGTGGATGACCTGCACACCGCCGAGTTCAACAAGGATTTCGGTGGGAAGCTGAACGAGTATCGCGACTATCGCGAGATGCTGGAGAAGGAGAATCTAGATGTCGTCACGATCGGCACCCCTGACCACTGGCACGTCCCGATCGCTATTGCGGCTTTGGAAAGCGGCGCCGACGTCTACTGCGAAAAACCGCTGACGTTGACGATCGACGAAGGCAAGAAAATTCGCAAGGTCGTCGAGAAGACAGGCCGAGTGTTTCAGGTCGGAACCCAGCAACGGAGTTCGAAAGATCTATTCCTGACTGCCGTTGCGATGGTGCAAAGCGGACGACTGGGCAACAACGTCAACGCGTACATCGCGATCGGCGGAGCCCCCGGTGATGGTCCCTTCGAATCGACGGCAGCCCCGGACGATCTGGATTGGGACATGTGGGTTGGCCCAGCCCCGGAAGCAGAGTACAGCGAACAACGCCGAAGAATGTTCCGTTGGTACTTTGACTATTCCGGCGGCAAAATGACCGACTGGGGCGCTCACCACATCGACATCGCACAATGGGCGCTGGCACCGGGCGAAGATGGCCCCGTCAAGATCTCGGGGACTGGAAAGTTCCCCGACATCGTGCCGACGGACTTCAATTGGAATGCGTATTTGGATGGCGAAGCTTCGCTGCCGAACGGATACAATACGGCCACCAGCTTTGATATCGATCTGACCTTCGCCAACGGATCGGTGATGAATGTCAATGATCACTACAGACGCGAAGGCGACAACGTTGATTTTCCCAACGGGATTCTGTTCGAAGGCGACAAGGGCCGGATCTTTGTCAATCGCGGAAAGCTGGAAGGTGCACCGGTTTCGAATCTGACCGACGCTGATCGTGCGGAATTGGACGAAGCGATCATCAAGCTGTGCAAAGGCAAGAACCCTGGGAATCACATGAAGAATTTCTTCGAGTGCATCGAGGATCGCGGCCAGCCCATTTCAGACGTCTGGTCGCATCACCGAACGATGACGTCTTGCCACATGTGCAACATCGTTTTGATGCTTGGACGCGACTTGCAATGGGATCCCAAGACCGAGCAGTTTGTCGACGACGAACAAGCCAACGCACTCTTGTCACGCAAGTCGCGTGAAGTTGCGAAGGCTGTTAGCTAG
- the can gene encoding carbonate dehydratase, whose translation MHLLNDLFIRNRQWAEKIVEADPTFFERLSQNQRPKYLWIGCSDSRVPANQVVGLDPGDLFVHRNVANLVVHTDLNCLAVMQYAVEVLQVEHIIVCGHYGCGGVGAAMFHKELGLIENWLRNIQDVATMHRPRLDAIECPRERVDHLCELNVIEQVMNVCRTTIVRDAWRRGQTLGVHGWIYAITDGLLKDLSVNILSTDEMEVAYEQVLGRFAE comes from the coding sequence ATGCACCTGCTGAATGACCTTTTCATCCGCAATCGGCAATGGGCCGAAAAGATTGTGGAGGCCGATCCGACTTTCTTCGAACGGCTGTCGCAGAATCAGCGTCCCAAGTACTTGTGGATCGGCTGCTCCGATAGCCGTGTGCCAGCCAACCAAGTCGTCGGACTAGACCCTGGCGACCTGTTCGTCCATCGCAACGTCGCCAACTTGGTCGTGCATACGGACCTGAATTGTTTGGCCGTCATGCAGTACGCGGTCGAAGTGCTGCAAGTGGAACACATCATCGTCTGCGGTCACTACGGATGTGGTGGTGTGGGTGCCGCGATGTTTCATAAAGAGCTTGGGTTGATCGAAAACTGGCTTCGCAACATTCAGGACGTTGCCACCATGCATCGACCACGTCTGGACGCGATCGAATGTCCGCGTGAACGAGTCGATCATTTGTGCGAACTGAACGTCATCGAACAAGTGATGAATGTCTGTCGCACGACTATCGTTCGCGACGCCTGGCGACGCGGACAGACGCTTGGCGTTCACGGTTGGATCTATGCGATCACCGACGGTCTGCTGAAAGACCTGTCGGTCAATATCCTGTCGACCGACGAGATGGAAGTCGCCTACGAACAGGTTCTAGGGCGTTTCGCCGAATAG
- a CDS encoding BON domain-containing protein has product MIPLDDFDASTGRDVQCSGALRKTGVRELSMVRVKVDGDKLSLEGIVGSFYMKQLATEAVRPHANGLQIRNRLEVTSSPAQS; this is encoded by the coding sequence ATGATTCCACTCGATGATTTTGATGCGTCCACCGGGCGAGACGTCCAGTGTTCCGGAGCTCTTCGCAAGACCGGGGTACGTGAACTGAGTATGGTTCGTGTGAAAGTGGATGGCGATAAGTTAAGTTTGGAGGGCATCGTCGGTTCGTTTTATATGAAGCAGTTGGCAACCGAGGCGGTCCGACCTCACGCCAACGGACTCCAAATTCGAAACCGACTAGAAGTGACCTCTTCGCCTGCCCAATCCTGA
- a CDS encoding DUF1552 domain-containing protein — protein sequence MLIPQKALSRRTVLRGTSAAFALPLLDAMIPSMKATAATPAAAASLRRIGYIYIPMGFNPAEWIPEGDTLESLSPSLSPLEPVKHQLSVLTGMDLQNAYPGSHATSNSAFLSAARAKRTESTDYRLGTTVDQIAAKHIGTKTQLPSLELSMDLLSTVGQCDNGYACVYQNNLSWSSPTTPLPSEAHPRIVFETLFGDGGTPEQRREALRKRASLLDSVTDEIKRLKKRVGPSDRNKIDGYLESIREVERRIQRAEATAKDNPLPDLDRPVGVPAQYADHARLMFDLQLLAFQGDITRVVSFQLAREASTRTYPEIGVPDPHHPITHHGNAPEKLAKIAKVNQFHVSLFAEFLQNLANTPEAGGSLLDHTLYLYGSGMGDSDAHDHTNLPILVAGGAAGNMRGGRHIRYDSPTPLANLHLTLLNKVGVPLESFADSDGTVDELFDPVNL from the coding sequence ATGCTGATTCCACAAAAAGCCCTTTCGCGGCGGACGGTTTTACGCGGTACCTCGGCGGCCTTTGCGTTGCCATTGCTGGACGCGATGATCCCGTCGATGAAGGCGACCGCGGCGACGCCGGCCGCAGCGGCATCGCTTCGACGGATCGGATACATCTATATCCCGATGGGCTTCAACCCGGCCGAGTGGATCCCAGAGGGCGATACGCTGGAATCGCTATCTCCGTCGCTTTCCCCACTGGAACCGGTCAAGCATCAGTTGTCCGTTCTGACCGGGATGGACTTGCAGAACGCCTATCCCGGTTCTCACGCGACATCCAATTCGGCGTTTCTAAGTGCTGCACGAGCCAAGCGGACGGAAAGCACCGACTATCGTTTGGGCACCACCGTCGACCAGATCGCGGCAAAACACATTGGGACCAAGACACAGTTACCGTCGTTGGAATTGTCGATGGATCTGCTGTCCACCGTCGGGCAATGCGACAACGGCTACGCTTGCGTCTATCAGAACAATCTGTCGTGGTCATCCCCGACCACCCCGTTGCCCAGCGAAGCCCATCCACGGATCGTCTTTGAAACCCTGTTTGGTGACGGGGGCACACCCGAGCAGCGCCGCGAGGCCCTTCGCAAACGCGCCAGTCTTCTGGACTCGGTGACCGACGAGATCAAGCGGCTCAAGAAACGCGTTGGGCCTTCGGATCGCAACAAGATCGATGGCTACCTGGAAAGCATCCGCGAAGTCGAACGACGGATCCAACGCGCCGAAGCGACCGCCAAGGACAACCCGTTGCCAGATCTGGACCGCCCGGTCGGTGTGCCTGCCCAGTATGCCGATCACGCACGACTGATGTTCGATCTTCAACTGTTGGCGTTCCAAGGTGATATCACGCGAGTCGTTTCGTTCCAATTGGCACGCGAGGCGAGCACACGCACCTATCCCGAAATCGGCGTACCCGATCCGCACCATCCGATCACCCACCATGGCAACGCCCCCGAAAAACTGGCCAAGATCGCCAAGGTCAATCAGTTCCATGTGTCATTGTTTGCAGAGTTCCTGCAAAACCTTGCCAACACGCCCGAAGCGGGAGGATCGCTGTTGGACCACACGCTGTACCTGTACGGCAGCGGCATGGGTGATTCGGATGCACACGACCACACCAATTTGCCAATCTTGGTCGCTGGCGGTGCGGCCGGCAACATGCGAGGCGGCCGACACATCCGCTACGATTCGCCGACTCCGCTGGCCAACCTGCATCTAACCTTGTTGAACAAAGTTGGTGTGCCGTTGGAATCATTCGCGGATAGCGATGGCACGGTCGACGAACTCTTTGACCCGGTCAATCTGTAA